The Astyanax mexicanus isolate ESR-SI-001 chromosome 8, AstMex3_surface, whole genome shotgun sequence sequence TAAATGTTATTTCAGAAATAAAAGTCCACAGATTCCGGAGCAgcagctgcttcttcttctggttTGGAGATTCTGGGCGGCAGATGAACTACAGGTGCGGTACCGCCACCTACTGTTATACAGATCATACCGATTGTAAATATTGTAGattgtgaaaaatgtgttttcaattGATTTCCAGAGAAATAAGCTGCAACCAAACTCACACGTACAGTTCACTGTAACAACTCCAGAATtcaacatataaaataatatacatatttagAATGTATTCAACTTTAGGAGAATAAAAGGGCAACAAAACATTAAGGGAAATGAATAGAAGCAAAATAATGTGTTTCTGTCCCAAAGCCTTTACTCCTCCATAAAACatggtccaccttaaaaagtcgaaaTACCAATAATTCGGTAGTAGAGAGCAAAATTGGGccattaaattagtttttatacactgagaataaattgcctgttctgagtatttccagttgccctaactCCGGATTATCAAACTGTCAAACAAGAATTTGACaccaaattatgaaaatagaactattagTCTGTGAATAGCATAAAGCACTAGGGATATGCAAAAGAAATATTAagtgatataaaatatatatatatatatatatatatatatatatatttttagcatgtGTTCCAGTAGagctttaatacagtcttcaatataaaatatacaatgtaaaaaaacataataagaaaaaaaaaacactgaatgagagagaagaggtgtctaaacttttgactgttactgtattgAGTAGTTAATACAAAGTTTCAAACATGACAATACATTTCAAATAAGATCAAACATTACAAGGTTtgacacattttacatttaattaatgaaaaaatataaaaaatcagatttgagcaatgtggcgtGTAATGGGAACGAAGCCAAAGTGACTTACATCTGATTTATAAAAATCTAATTCGGCACATTCACATAGCCATGAGCTACTTTGTAATGTGACCTTAcagggagtacagaagcctggttgaggaatttgtgatgtggtgcaagatgaaccatctgcagctgaacatctccaaaaccaaggagatgtgcatagaccaggccctctgctcagcggccaatctccatcgagggggtcgatgtggaagtggtcaagtcctacagataccttggtgtgcacctggacgataggctggactggtcagtgaacactgactccctctacaggaaggctcagagcagactgtacttcctcagaaggctcagggctttcaacatctgccagaaactcctgctgatgttctaccagtctgtggtagccagcgtcctcttttacactgttgtgtgttggggaggcagcatcagcaagagggatgctggacgactgaacaggctggtgaggaaagctggttctgtgctgggattagagctggagtccttaacaccactggcagagaggagagccctcagcaagctgctgaacatcatggacaatgttcaccaccctctgcacagcaccatcaccaggcagaggagctcattcagcggcagactgctgtcccagtcctgctccacagacagactccgaaagtcttttgttcctcaggccataagactgttcaactcctctcagcacagcaaactaaagactctgtgaaactttttcattccggccactctggccacaccatggacacacccccagctatggacacactctcagacttgctgatgcctagaacactttttatagttctaccatattttgcactagtagttcattcactagttaattcatctactgtttatgtatcttttgcactgcttaatttaatttaaattattatataactgtgtatttgcactttctgtttggctgacatcagttatcctcacattatgcacatcaactggtgttcactgtctattgtgttcaactgcactacctccattctccatctccattacacacacacacacacacgaagactgtacatttacactgtatattctatttcttatttgattgtatttatatgtatctttatattttatcttttttaactttgtgtattgtgtaacctgctgctggatgccaagaatttccccccggggatcaataaagtatctatctatctatctatctatctatctatctatctatctatctatctatctatctatctatctatctatcttagcCTAAGTGACTTAAatcttatttgaaaaaaaaataatttggcaTGTTTACACAGCCAAAAAAAGCTGATgtaagccacattgagcaaaaaagtcatatttgaggaatgtggcttgtaatgtgaacgcagccaaagtgacttaaatctgataaaaaaaaaaaaaaacacagatttggcacgttcacacagccatgaaaaaatcagatctgagccacattgagcaaaaatcagatttgggcaacGTGGCTTGTAATATGAAAGAAGCCTATAGTCTTGATGCCCAATTTCTTAGACATTAGCAAAAAGTTTATTCTGGTGAGATGCTAGTGTTCTACAACCGGTTTCTTTCTGGTGTGAACGATCTGGTGTTCATAGAGATTACACagctgagtaaaactcttcccacagtctgagcagtgatacggtttctctccagtgtgaatcctCTGGTGTTTCTTGAGGGATCCACTCTCTGAAaagctcctcccacagtctgagcagtgatacggtttctctccggtgtgaacacgctggtgagTTTGGAGATTACTTTTTACAGTAAAACTCttttcacagtctgagcagtgatacggtttctctccagtgtgaattctcTGGTGTGCTTGGAGAGTGAACTGTTGGgtgaagctcttcccacagtctgaacagtgaaatGGTTTTTCTCcggtgtgaattcgctggtgttgttggaggtGAGCCTTTCGAATAAAACTCTTgccacagtctgaacactgaaacggtttctctccggtgtgaatgcactggtgcGTTCTGAGTTTACTAAACACTGTAAAGCTCCACCCAcattctgagcactgatacggtttctctccagtgtgaatgcgtcgGTGAACTTGGAGACTAAACTGTTgggtaaaactctttccacaatcTGTACAATAAAACGGTTTTAATCCAGTGTGAACAAGTTGGTGTCTTTGGAGATTATTCagtctagtaaaactcttcccacagtctgaacactgatacggtttctctccagtgtgaatgcgctggtgaactTTGAGATTATTTTCTACAGTAAAACACttgccacactctaaacacttgtaaaatttcctttttttggtatttttttgttttcgtcTTTTAGATGCAGTCATGTGGAGAGTAGTTGAGGATTTTTCCTGAGTTTTGTAGCTTCTGGTCTTCATATCTCTGAATTTAACCTCcaattttaaaagtaaagaaaagaaacattTCTTTGTAACGTTTCTTTAGCGTAAATTAGAAGTAATTTATATCTCTGTAGAACCGCAGCAGGAAAAGAACAGAgtatttttctctcctgtaagacaaaaaaatctagttaattttttaaacagtttacacCATATCGTTgctaatgaaaaacatgtatctccaaaacagcaacttcacagaaCAGAGACTAAAACcttaatttcaatggaagtcaatgtaaaaagagtttattactttttattttttatatatttatatattactatatatatatatatatatagtatatatatattattatatgttttgattcctatgttcttagttcattattattaatcttatttattattatttcatttcttatcattttacttttaatattacctttttatttattttatattttataaattctttactttttatgtgtcaattagttttttatggtcttttagatttttctattttacatttatattttattcatatatgaaatgttgatttaaaatttgtatttcttttatttttatgttactattttattccttattatttaattttttttcatccctttgatgttgtaaatgtcaattgattgattaattgattgatattCTTTATAGATTAACTACTTCTCATTCCATCAGGTCCGgtcaaaacatgttttttaccttgaacttctattacttAATGTACCTCATTATCtgataaatataatgtaatgtattttgaaCACGTGCTACAATCACAGAACTGCTGATAAATCAATCTGATCGGCTGAAGTTATTGATAAGCGGAAGTTATACCCACTAACAAGTTATATTACAGTAATAACTAATCAAATCAACAGATCTGATCAATACTGCAGCTACAGTTACATAAACAGTTAACACAATAATTAAACTACAGTTAACTACATAACTAACTGCTTTATCTCCTCAGATAAACACTGACCACGTCATCTATTTTCTCAGGTCAGTATTcagtatataaacagtataaattcTATTATAGATCTTTACCTGCAGCAGATCCTGATTCTCTACAGTAAATCAGAGCTGGTTTATAGAGAGATTATCCACTCCATAGCCCCACTTGTAAAATCACAAAACTACcgctaaccgctagagggagcacGCGAGAGAGTCCACAATCAATGGGGCGAATGGCGGCAaactaaaaactgtaattattattattttttaaattaacttaACCACGATTTTCCTTACTTCTCAGAAAGAAAAAACGTATGTATTTTACAAAGCAAAATAAAACGTACTTGTATATTTCAGGGTTTCTACAGTAAAAAAAGGATGGAGCATTAGGTTAAAATgattataactggagtttaaaagtttttggattttatTTCTTCGGCACTAAAACATTTAGTGTTTGTTCTCTGTTTCGTGTGAAAAATGACTAAACATTAATAAAttctgattttgctcaattgctccatatgaacacattcattttggactcaatCAAGAGCGACCTCTGGTGGTGAACTACTGCCGCAAGTGGGTCTGAAGTGGGAATTCTCTCTACAAAAGACTCTCTGATAACTGCGGACTAGGAGCTTCTTCTAATCCATTTAGTGGCTTTAAAGAACCGCTGTTACACTGATAGCGCCACCAACAGGACTGCAGGGGAATTGCACTGTACtgagatttatttaaaaacacacctgtattccagtAAACCCTAGTATTAGCagtaaaatttaaagtaaatggaACATTTCAATCAATGGGATGATAATCACAAATGACTTTtgattttatgcagaaatataccACACCACTGTAGATAGAATTAACATATCAGACCATGCTtcctgcatttaataaaataggagtgaaatgaaataggagtagaaagttcagataactgtgtggtaaaataaagtatttgtatCTCATAACTTTACATCTGGTTATGTCTGTACCGAAAgggttttaattttaaacattgaaGAGTCACAGTGCACTTTTTACAACAGCTGAACAAAATACACTGACTAaggactgaacacacacacaatgctcgGTTCTTGTTTGTAAAGTCTTTGTTTCTTGGCAGATAATCACACTTTGATGAAGACACCTGCCGCTTCAATCAATGTCTGGGTTATTCATATTCAGAAGATGGAAAATGTGTTCTTTTCTGTTACTTTTAAAAAGAATTTACACACAGAAAATCCTGAAAAATCTATATGAATTATCCTGTGGAGTAAAACTTTTCACACGCTAATTCCTTTTCTCTCCGTCTGTGAATTCTCTGGTGTCTCTCCAGGTTACTCTgtacagtaaaactcttcccgcagtgtGAACaggaatacggtttctctccggtatgaattcgcTGATGCGCTTCAAAACCACCGTGTTGGGTAAAACGTTTCCCACACTCTGTGCAATAAAACGGTTTATCTCcggtgtgaattcgctggtgtgcGAGGAGACGACCCTGTACACTAAAGCGTTTCCCACAGTCTGCGCAGGGATACGGTTTATCTCCGGTGTGAACGCTCTGGTGAACTCTAAGAtcactctgtcgattaaaactcttcccgcagtctgaacactgatgcggtttctctccggtgtgaataaACTGGTGGTTTTGGAGAACACTCTGTCGACTGaagctcttcccgcagtctgaacaggaatacggtttctctccggtgtgaattctCTGATGCGCTTCAAAACCACTCTGTTGGGTAAACcgcttcccacactctgagcactgatgcggtttctctccggtgtgaacgcgctggtgtgcTATTAGAGCTCCCTGTCCGGTAAAGCGTTTCCCACAGTCTACGCagagatacggtttctctccggtatgaattcgcTGGTGAACTCTGAAATTACTCAGTGCAGCAAAACATTTCCCACATTCTGTACAGTGAaagggtttctctccggtgtgaacgcgctggtgggtTCGGAGATTACTCGGtttagtaaaactcctcccacagtctgaacatttAAAAGATCTAATGTTGGCTGTAGTAGAAGAGGATGTTTCCTGAGTTCTGGAATTTATAGAGTCCATATTCCTTGATTTATCTTCTAATTTTAAAAGAGAAAGATTTCTGTTTGGTGGCGTTTCTTCCTGTTTGGGGaataaactttaataataaaatttaaacccTGTAGGATGTTTCTCCTtcctgaaagaaaaaaaggaaaacattattattatacaaatgTATTCAATGTAAAAAATCTCTTTTAAGTGTATGTATACATTGTGTCTGGGCAACAACAGTTCAacgaatttaaggtggaaattaTAGGAACCAACAGAAAGTCCTGGtggttttataacagatggaaATGCTTTGCAGGTGAAATTCATCTACACCCAgaatattaatgtttaataacacTTGTTAAGGTTTTGCCCAATCTGTCCCGTTTAATCTGGTAACTATATCAGTGTAAAATACACAGAACAGTTCTTCAGAACTCCGACATAGACAATTGCAGCCAGCAGTTTTTTGAGATTACGAATAAAACCACTGCTTGGTGCAACTCAAGCAAAACTgatatatagtttattattatcaCCAGTCATTTATTCAAGTACATATTACTAAACTATCAGTAAAGCTGCACTGAATGCATTTAAAGTGGTTTTGGAATCTCTTCCTTAGAATCAGATAATGAGAAGTTTCTCAAGACTCTTATCTGTATCTTatccctaaaaaaaaaactaatactgcTATTAAATCCAACTATCTGACTAATCAAATCCACACAGCTTAACTAATACTACAGACTGCTAGCTGTAGATAATCAAATTAAacggaaaataaaataatacagctaaaacattaaacacacaaacagaacaACTACAACtctttattacacatattaaattaatactacagtcatttaatacaaagaaaaaatgaAACAACCCAGAAACTCAGTTCCTGTCCTCACCgcagtataaacagtatataaacagtatataaacagaataaagtgtattataGATATTTACCTTCAGCAGATCCTGATGCTCTATAGAAACACCAGAACTGCTTCTTCTTCTGTGGTTGATTTTTGGCAGTTTGCACTCTTAGTTCATTACCCCCATCTACTGGACTGAGGTGTAAACACAgagacataaaaacaaacaaaactaaagtCTTAAATACAGATAATTATCTACGTCCAAAGGTTTCAAAAGTATCTCCATGCAACGAATCTgaagcttcttattcgccagtgtctgaTTCGGATTTttcggtccaccttaaaaagtcggAATACCAATGattcgccagtagagagcaggATTGAGCCGAGCAAAACGAGTTTAGTTTTTAAGGAAAATAAACTGAGAATAAATAGTCTGTTCAGCATATTTCCAGTTAAATGCAGATTAGCAAAGAGTCTTTTGAATTTGAcaccaaataataaaaatagaacgATTAGTCTGTGGATTATCTAAAGAATAAGGGATATTACTGTAAATGATTctccttttaatattttttaaatgccaagttcagagggtcacaATTAAAAAATGGTACAGTCACAGTTCTAGTCCTTTAGGCTATTCATAGTCTAaaagttctattttcataatttggtGTCAACTTCAACAGAATATTTGATAATCAGGagttagggcaactggaaatatatataaaatatatttgtatctCATAACTTCACACCTCTGTGCAGAAAGGGATTAaattttaaacactaaaatacagtGACTAAAGACTGCAAACACACAGGTAATCAAAGTTTAATCACAAAACAACAGATAGGGTCACATGTATCAGAAATACAGGATAGCCATGTtggaaaatgaga is a genomic window containing:
- the LOC107197248 gene encoding zinc finger protein 239-like; translation: MKTRSYKTQEKSSTTLHMTASKRRKQKNTKKRKFYKCLECGKCFTVENNLKVHQRIHTGEKPYQCSDCGKSFTRLNNLQRHQLVHTGLKPFYCTDCGKSFTQQFSLQVHRRIHTGEKPYQCSECGWSFTVFSKLRTHQCIHTGEKPFQCSDCGKSFIRKAHLQQHQRIHTGEKPFHCSDCGKSFTQQFTLQAHQRIHTGEKPYHCSDCEKSFTVKSNLQTHQRVHTGEKPYHCSDCGRSFSESGSLKKHQRIHTGEKPYHCSDCGKSFTQLCNLYEHQIVHTRKKPVVEH
- the LOC125780446 gene encoding oocyte zinc finger protein XlCOF26-like translates to MDSINSRTQETSSSTTANIRSFKCSDCGRSFTKPSNLRTHQRVHTGEKPFHCTECGKCFAALSNFRVHQRIHTGEKPYLCVDCGKRFTGQGALIAHQRVHTGEKPHQCSECGKRFTQQSGFEAHQRIHTGEKPYSCSDCGKSFSRQSVLQNHQFIHTGEKPHQCSDCGKSFNRQSDLRVHQSVHTGDKPYPCADCGKRFSVQGRLLAHQRIHTGDKPFYCTECGKRFTQHGGFEAHQRIHTGEKPYSCSHCGKSFTVQSNLERHQRIHRRREKELACEKFYSTG